The following proteins come from a genomic window of Geothrix edaphica:
- a CDS encoding quinol:electron acceptor oxidoreductase subunit ActD, with translation MPETSYAVLGVFETPDALMKAIPKVRASKLGTVEAYTPYAIHGIEEALGLRKSPLGGMVLVMGVLGAITALGFQYWISAIDYPIITGGKGAGSWEAFIPIMFEVTVLFATFTAGLGMLFLLNKLPFFGHPVLSSKSIKGITRDRYVLALEAESEAFDSAAAARALQAAGAIEVEALPAPDRSPFLTSDNILRALGGIFAACVVAGLAMYFATKWFPLLAPMKYMQDQPRLNAQKASTFFKDGHGMQQPVAGTVARGHLPTATGTQEEAASLVNPLPRTREVFATGRKVYTNRCEVCHGAVGNGVGSLTAAYGAKPANLQAQQFRDYPDGKIYWAIVNGKNSMPSHAPYLSEPERWAVVHYVRALQRAQNAKDEDLKVATR, from the coding sequence ATGCCTGAGACGTCCTACGCCGTCCTTGGCGTCTTCGAGACGCCTGATGCCCTGATGAAGGCCATCCCCAAGGTGCGCGCCAGCAAGCTGGGCACCGTGGAGGCCTATACCCCCTACGCCATCCACGGCATCGAGGAGGCCCTGGGCCTCCGCAAGTCGCCCCTGGGCGGCATGGTGCTGGTCATGGGCGTCCTGGGGGCCATCACGGCCCTGGGCTTCCAGTACTGGATCAGCGCCATCGACTACCCGATCATCACCGGCGGCAAGGGGGCCGGCTCCTGGGAAGCCTTCATCCCCATCATGTTCGAAGTGACGGTGCTCTTCGCCACCTTCACGGCGGGCCTGGGGATGCTGTTCCTCCTGAACAAGCTGCCCTTCTTCGGCCATCCGGTGCTCTCGTCCAAGTCCATCAAGGGCATCACGCGGGACCGCTACGTCCTGGCCCTCGAAGCCGAGAGCGAGGCCTTCGACAGCGCCGCCGCGGCCAGGGCCCTCCAGGCCGCCGGCGCCATCGAGGTCGAGGCCCTGCCCGCGCCGGACCGCAGCCCCTTCCTCACCAGCGACAACATCCTCCGCGCCCTCGGCGGCATCTTCGCCGCCTGCGTGGTCGCCGGACTGGCGATGTACTTCGCCACCAAGTGGTTCCCCCTGCTGGCCCCCATGAAGTACATGCAGGACCAGCCGCGCCTCAACGCCCAGAAGGCCTCGACCTTCTTCAAGGACGGCCACGGCATGCAGCAGCCCGTGGCGGGCACCGTGGCCCGGGGGCACCTGCCCACGGCCACCGGCACGCAGGAGGAGGCCGCGAGCCTGGTGAACCCCCTGCCCCGCACCCGGGAGGTCTTCGCCACCGGGCGCAAGGTCTACACCAACCGCTGCGAGGTCTGCCACGGCGCCGTCGGCAACGGCGTGGGCAGCCTGACCGCCGCCTACGGCGCCAAGCCCGCCAACCTGCAGGCCCAGCAGTTCCGGGACTACCCGGACGGCAAGATCTACTGGGCCATCGTGAACGGGAAGAATTCCATGCCCTCCCACGCCCCCTACCTTTCTGAGCCGGAGCGCTGGGCCGTGGTGCACTACGTGCGCGCCCTCCAGCGTGCCCAGAACGCCAAGGACGAGGACCTGAAGGTGGCCACCCGATGA
- a CDS encoding c-type cytochrome, whose protein sequence is MKIQDYLSPEELKRLLSALLVVICFIFIAAFFGFTVLPGLRYQAHTATTGTPVKAVQGETGWLDPTDYPAQASQTIPPIDPKTVMTPNPALMARGKAIYAQTCATCHGPDGKGDGPGGTGLTPKPRNFALNAGWKNGTRVEDIYKTLNEGIKGSSMVSYNDLSKKDRMALVHVVQSLGAFDHGTSDPKALAAMEQLFASAGEVIPNRIPVARAVDLLCREYAESHPHPQPQPRTEARP, encoded by the coding sequence ATGAAGATCCAAGACTACCTCTCCCCCGAGGAGCTGAAGCGCCTGCTCTCCGCCCTGCTGGTGGTGATCTGCTTCATCTTCATCGCCGCGTTCTTCGGCTTCACCGTGCTGCCCGGCCTGCGCTACCAGGCCCACACGGCCACCACCGGGACTCCCGTGAAGGCCGTGCAGGGCGAGACCGGCTGGCTGGATCCCACGGACTACCCCGCCCAGGCCAGCCAGACCATCCCGCCCATCGATCCCAAGACGGTGATGACGCCCAATCCCGCCCTCATGGCCCGGGGCAAGGCGATCTACGCCCAGACCTGCGCCACCTGCCACGGCCCGGACGGCAAGGGCGACGGCCCCGGGGGCACCGGCCTCACCCCCAAGCCCCGGAACTTCGCCCTGAACGCGGGCTGGAAGAACGGCACCCGCGTCGAGGACATCTACAAGACCCTCAATGAGGGGATCAAGGGCAGCTCCATGGTGTCCTACAACGATCTCTCCAAGAAGGACCGCATGGCCCTGGTCCATGTGGTGCAGTCCCTGGGCGCCTTCGATCACGGCACCAGCGACCCCAAGGCCCTCGCGGCCATGGAGCAGCTCTTCGCCAGCGCCGGCGAGGTGATCCCCAACCGCATCCCCGTCGCCCGCGCCGTCGACCTCCTCTGCCGCGAGTACGCCGAGAGCCATCCCCATCCTCAGCCCCAGCCCCGGACGGAGGCCCGGCCATGA
- a CDS encoding TAT-variant-translocated molybdopterin oxidoreductase, translating to MKTRLPEHGPLETPRFWRTLDECLETPAAQQAAHDEFLPGAVPSGPDYDDVHGLPPQSGVSRRDFLGLVSAAAALAATVACDRKGQGTVVPYTKRPVEVVPGVANYYASATHEGRRVYPVLVKTREGRPIHLTGNDEHPGVKGKTSPRTMADVLRLYDPDRLRSPKSGGRIVGWSEVENQLHGSLKAAKAAGKPVLLISGAVVSPSRKALLADLKAALPTLEHLAYEPAAGDAAEEAAQASFGQPVDLQPRLARAKVILSLGADFLNGEEPEAQAAWGAQRRLKSAHDPINRLWVLEGPLTLTGTNADQRVPVAPSRLGAVAFALAKDLAAKGVSLPAGTDLSAISAQSDIPAKVWSNLVKDLQHAGRNAVVLCGAQMPAEAHQAAHLLNAMLGSEAVAAVPAEPLATVKDLETAAQKMASGAYAAAIFWDVNPAYTFPRAATWKAAVAKVPLRAWIGQVEDETAAQCQLLLPENHWLESWGDFSTPAAAVLQQPAIGTLYDTRQGEDILLGALRSLGANAPEGYHAYLQARWKKELPLGTSFEQALHDGLVKVEAKAASPTFKGASVAAAAKRAAASRAEGLELVLFPGFATHDGRHANNSWLQETPDPITKMTWDNPVAVSVQDAKALGIDEGDLVTLSLDGTTLKLPAVIQPGQAKGVLALALGYGRTTGGVAKGVGVDAFPFLGLEPASAHVRKGARLAKAGGKKELSRTQSHHRMEGRDLVRSLTMDEFAHNPQGHHHIPELVSLYEDQKFPDHKWGMVIDLAACTGCSACVVACQSENNVPVVGPEQVARGREMHWIRIDRYYEGELENPKVVHQPMLCQHCDNAPCENVCPVNATNHSPDGLNQMAYNRCVGTRYCANNCPYKVRRFNFLEYTAYKTEPETLAYNPEVTVRPRGVMEKCSFCVQRINDVKIRAKGDGRAILDGEITTACMAGCPSDAIVFGDLKDPKSKVSQLVAATRAYRVLEELGVKPAITYLADLKNPAIEGGHHEA from the coding sequence ATGAAGACACGACTTCCCGAACATGGCCCCCTCGAGACCCCGCGCTTCTGGCGGACCCTCGACGAATGCCTCGAAACGCCCGCAGCCCAGCAGGCTGCCCACGATGAGTTCCTACCCGGCGCCGTTCCTTCGGGCCCGGACTACGACGACGTCCACGGCCTGCCGCCCCAGAGTGGCGTCTCCCGCCGCGACTTCCTGGGCCTGGTGAGCGCCGCCGCGGCGCTGGCGGCCACCGTGGCCTGCGACCGCAAGGGCCAGGGCACCGTGGTGCCCTATACCAAGCGCCCCGTGGAAGTGGTGCCCGGCGTGGCCAACTACTACGCCAGCGCCACCCACGAGGGCCGCCGCGTCTACCCCGTGCTGGTGAAGACCCGCGAGGGCCGTCCCATCCACCTGACGGGCAACGACGAGCACCCCGGCGTGAAGGGCAAGACCAGCCCCCGCACCATGGCCGACGTGCTGCGCCTCTACGATCCGGACCGCCTGCGCAGCCCGAAGTCGGGGGGTCGGATCGTCGGATGGTCCGAGGTCGAAAACCAGCTTCACGGTTCACTCAAGGCCGCCAAGGCCGCCGGCAAGCCCGTGCTGCTGATCTCCGGAGCCGTGGTCTCGCCCAGCCGCAAGGCCCTGCTGGCGGACCTCAAGGCCGCCCTGCCCACCCTGGAGCACCTGGCCTACGAGCCCGCCGCCGGCGACGCCGCCGAGGAGGCCGCCCAGGCCAGCTTCGGGCAGCCGGTGGACCTCCAGCCCCGGCTGGCCAGGGCCAAGGTCATCCTGTCCCTGGGCGCGGACTTCCTCAACGGCGAGGAGCCAGAGGCCCAGGCCGCCTGGGGCGCCCAGCGCCGCCTGAAGAGCGCCCACGATCCCATCAACCGCCTGTGGGTGCTGGAAGGCCCCCTGACGCTCACCGGCACCAACGCCGACCAGCGCGTGCCTGTGGCGCCCTCGCGCCTCGGCGCCGTGGCCTTCGCCCTGGCGAAGGACCTGGCGGCCAAGGGCGTCTCCCTGCCCGCCGGCACGGACCTCTCCGCCATTTCGGCGCAGAGTGACATTCCCGCCAAGGTCTGGTCGAACCTCGTGAAGGATCTGCAGCACGCGGGCCGCAACGCCGTGGTGCTCTGCGGGGCCCAGATGCCCGCCGAGGCCCACCAGGCCGCCCACCTGCTGAACGCCATGCTGGGTTCCGAGGCTGTCGCCGCCGTTCCGGCCGAGCCCCTGGCCACGGTGAAGGACCTCGAAACCGCCGCCCAGAAGATGGCCTCTGGCGCCTATGCCGCAGCGATCTTCTGGGACGTGAACCCCGCCTACACCTTCCCCAGGGCCGCCACCTGGAAGGCCGCCGTGGCCAAGGTGCCCCTCCGCGCCTGGATCGGCCAGGTGGAGGACGAGACCGCCGCCCAGTGCCAGCTGCTGCTGCCCGAGAACCACTGGCTGGAGAGCTGGGGCGACTTCAGCACGCCCGCTGCCGCCGTGCTCCAGCAGCCCGCCATCGGCACCCTCTACGACACGCGCCAGGGCGAGGACATCCTCCTGGGTGCCCTCAGGTCGCTGGGCGCCAATGCCCCCGAGGGCTACCACGCCTACCTGCAGGCCCGCTGGAAGAAGGAGCTGCCGCTCGGCACGTCCTTCGAGCAGGCTCTCCACGATGGCCTGGTGAAGGTCGAGGCCAAGGCTGCTTCGCCCACCTTCAAGGGCGCCTCCGTGGCCGCCGCCGCGAAGCGGGCCGCCGCAAGCAGGGCCGAGGGCCTGGAGCTGGTGCTCTTCCCCGGCTTCGCCACCCACGACGGCCGCCACGCCAACAACAGCTGGCTCCAGGAGACCCCGGATCCCATCACCAAGATGACCTGGGACAACCCGGTGGCCGTGTCCGTGCAGGATGCCAAGGCCCTGGGCATCGACGAGGGCGACCTCGTGACCCTCTCCCTGGACGGCACCACCCTCAAGCTGCCCGCGGTCATTCAGCCCGGCCAGGCCAAGGGCGTGCTGGCCCTGGCCCTCGGCTATGGCCGCACGACCGGCGGTGTGGCCAAGGGCGTGGGCGTCGACGCCTTCCCCTTCCTGGGCCTGGAACCGGCTTCCGCGCACGTGCGCAAGGGCGCCCGCCTGGCCAAGGCCGGCGGAAAGAAGGAGCTCTCCCGCACCCAGAGCCACCACCGCATGGAGGGCCGCGACCTCGTCCGCTCCCTCACCATGGACGAGTTCGCCCACAACCCCCAGGGCCACCACCACATCCCCGAGCTGGTGAGCCTCTACGAGGACCAGAAGTTCCCCGACCACAAGTGGGGCATGGTCATCGACCTGGCGGCCTGCACGGGCTGCTCCGCCTGCGTGGTGGCCTGCCAGTCCGAGAACAACGTGCCGGTGGTGGGTCCCGAGCAGGTGGCCCGCGGCCGGGAGATGCACTGGATCCGCATCGACCGCTACTACGAGGGCGAGCTGGAGAATCCGAAGGTCGTGCACCAGCCCATGCTGTGCCAGCACTGCGACAACGCGCCCTGCGAGAACGTCTGCCCGGTGAACGCCACCAACCACAGCCCGGACGGCCTGAACCAGATGGCCTACAACCGCTGCGTGGGCACCCGCTACTGCGCCAACAACTGCCCCTACAAGGTGCGCCGCTTCAACTTCCTGGAATACACCGCCTACAAGACCGAGCCGGAGACCTTGGCCTACAACCCCGAGGTCACGGTCCGTCCCCGCGGCGTCATGGAGAAGTGTTCCTTCTGCGTGCAGCGCATCAATGACGTGAAGATCCGCGCCAAGGGCGATGGCCGCGCCATCCTGGACGGCGAGATCACCACGGCCTGCATGGCCGGCTGCCCCTCGGACGCCATCGTGTTCGGCGACCTGAAGGATCCCAAGAGCAAGGTTTCCCAGCTGGTGGCCGCCACCCGCGCCTACCGCGTCCTGGAGGAGCTGGGCGTCAAGCCCGCCATCACCTACCTGGCCGATCTGAAGAATCCCGCCATCGAGGGAGGTCACCATGAAGCTTGA
- a CDS encoding cytochrome c3 family protein — translation MHRFDQAFRFVLPAGAVAVLLTVLSVGWFTQPDRFAKGYAPEQPIPFSHELHAGTLRMQCQYCHSGVDKSRVAGIPSVDLCMGCHKVTKTDTPAIQKLTQVANSGQPMLWQRVHTLPDHVFFDHRPHVNAGITCQSCHGEVQTMKVVTREMGMRMGNCLACHRDPHAALPAGSKITRGAENCAACHR, via the coding sequence ATGCACCGATTCGACCAGGCGTTCCGCTTCGTCCTGCCGGCCGGAGCCGTGGCGGTTCTGCTCACGGTTCTCTCCGTGGGCTGGTTCACGCAGCCCGACCGCTTCGCCAAGGGCTACGCCCCCGAGCAGCCCATCCCCTTCTCCCACGAGCTGCACGCCGGCACGCTCCGCATGCAGTGCCAGTACTGCCACTCCGGCGTGGACAAGTCCCGGGTGGCGGGCATTCCGAGCGTGGATCTCTGCATGGGCTGCCACAAGGTCACCAAGACCGACACCCCCGCCATCCAGAAGCTGACCCAGGTCGCCAACTCCGGCCAGCCCATGCTGTGGCAGCGGGTCCACACCCTGCCCGACCATGTCTTCTTCGACCACCGGCCCCACGTGAACGCGGGCATCACCTGCCAGAGCTGCCACGGCGAGGTGCAGACCATGAAGGTGGTCACCCGCGAGATGGGCATGCGCATGGGCAACTGCCTGGCCTGCCACCGGGATCCCCACGCCGCGCTGCCCGCCGGCTCCAAGATCACCCGGGGCGCCGAGAACTGCGCCGCCTGCCACCGCTAG
- a CDS encoding SCO family protein — MNLRPIRATLSPLALTLALAAALLGTPAQAQAPKPPPVPAPAPVQGPATPSFTPQEVGIDEKLGATLPLDLVLKAEDGTPVTLRQLIDKPTILTLNYFRCAGICTPQLNGVVEVLNRTQAEPGKDFQVITVSFDERDEPEIATQKRTNYLGELTRPFPPAAWRFLTGPGATTRALADAVGFKYKKVGEDFVHAAAIIFISPQGKVTRYMYGVTYLPADLQLAAQEAARGEAQPTINKFLKFCFSYDPAGRKYVLNTTSVGATVIILAALAFVVTLVRRGRKSKSEEAE, encoded by the coding sequence ATGAACCTCCGCCCGATCCGCGCCACCCTCTCGCCCCTGGCCCTGACCCTGGCCCTGGCCGCCGCCCTCCTCGGCACACCCGCCCAGGCCCAGGCCCCCAAGCCGCCTCCGGTCCCCGCCCCCGCGCCCGTCCAAGGCCCGGCCACGCCCTCCTTCACCCCGCAGGAAGTGGGCATCGACGAGAAGCTCGGCGCCACCCTGCCCCTGGACCTGGTCCTGAAGGCCGAGGACGGCACGCCCGTCACCCTGCGCCAGCTCATCGACAAGCCCACCATCCTGACCCTCAACTACTTCCGCTGCGCGGGCATCTGCACACCCCAGCTCAACGGCGTGGTCGAGGTGCTGAACCGCACCCAGGCCGAGCCCGGGAAGGACTTCCAGGTCATCACGGTCAGCTTCGACGAGCGGGATGAACCCGAGATCGCCACCCAGAAGCGCACCAACTACCTGGGTGAGCTCACCCGGCCCTTCCCCCCGGCCGCCTGGCGCTTCCTCACCGGCCCCGGCGCCACCACCCGGGCCCTGGCGGATGCCGTCGGGTTCAAATACAAGAAGGTGGGCGAGGACTTCGTCCACGCCGCCGCCATCATCTTCATCAGCCCCCAGGGCAAGGTGACGCGGTACATGTACGGGGTGACCTACCTGCCCGCCGACCTCCAGCTGGCCGCCCAGGAGGCCGCCCGCGGCGAGGCCCAGCCCACCATCAACAAGTTCCTGAAGTTCTGCTTCAGCTATGACCCCGCGGGACGCAAGTACGTCCTGAACACCACGAGCGTCGGCGCCACCGTGATCATCCTGGCGGCCCTGGCCTTCGTGGTGACCCTCGTCCGCCGGGGGCGCAAGTCCAAGTCCGAGGAGGCCGAATGA
- the nrfD gene encoding NrfD/PsrC family molybdoenzyme membrane anchor subunit, which translates to MKLDAATSAGDIPEGLVEPSLYVGKVTPGSLDDQVLAFPETRPPRQWYIALAITLTAALVGVVSIGYTFYIGIGAWGNTSPVFWAFDIINFVFWVGIGHAGTLISAILFLFRKRWRNAIARFAEAMTIFAVICAVIFPLIHVGRPWLAYWLFPYPNQRALWTNFRSPLLWDVFAVNTYFSVSLMFWYLGLIPDIASMRDRTTSKLRKLIYTVLAMGWRGAATHWQHYEKAYLLLAGLATGLVLSVHSVVSFDFATSVVPGWHMTIFPPYFVAGAIFAGFAMVVMVLVVVRETMQLKNLITMRHLDVMNKVILAMSCIMGYSYMMEGFTAWYSMNEFLHHGFMNIITGTYGWAGWVTISCNILIPQILWFRKARTSYFWMILVAVGVTIGMWFERFVIIVISLHQDFLPSAWRIYKPTMVDFGVLLGTFGIFFTLVLLFARVLPVIATTEVKAILPDAQPSHHGDDHHA; encoded by the coding sequence ATGAAGCTTGATGCCGCCACGTCCGCCGGCGACATCCCGGAAGGCCTGGTTGAACCCTCGCTCTACGTGGGCAAGGTCACACCCGGCAGCCTCGACGACCAGGTGCTGGCCTTCCCCGAGACCAGGCCTCCCAGGCAGTGGTACATCGCCTTGGCCATCACCCTGACGGCGGCCCTCGTCGGCGTCGTCTCCATCGGCTACACCTTCTACATCGGCATCGGTGCCTGGGGCAACACCAGCCCCGTCTTTTGGGCCTTCGACATCATCAACTTCGTGTTCTGGGTGGGCATCGGCCACGCCGGCACGCTGATCTCGGCCATCCTCTTCCTCTTCCGGAAGCGCTGGCGCAACGCCATCGCGCGCTTCGCCGAGGCCATGACGATCTTCGCCGTCATCTGCGCCGTGATCTTCCCCCTCATCCACGTGGGCCGCCCCTGGCTGGCCTACTGGCTCTTCCCCTACCCGAACCAGCGTGCGCTCTGGACCAACTTCCGGTCGCCCCTGCTCTGGGACGTCTTCGCGGTGAACACCTACTTCTCCGTGTCCCTGATGTTCTGGTACCTGGGTCTCATCCCCGACATCGCCTCCATGCGTGACCGCACCACCAGCAAGCTGCGGAAGCTCATCTACACCGTGCTGGCCATGGGCTGGCGCGGCGCCGCCACCCACTGGCAGCACTACGAGAAGGCCTACCTGCTGCTGGCGGGCCTCGCCACGGGCCTGGTGCTCTCCGTGCACTCGGTGGTGAGCTTCGACTTCGCCACCTCGGTGGTGCCCGGCTGGCACATGACCATCTTCCCGCCCTACTTCGTGGCGGGTGCCATCTTCGCCGGCTTCGCCATGGTGGTGATGGTGCTGGTGGTCGTGCGCGAGACCATGCAGCTCAAGAACCTCATCACCATGCGCCACCTGGACGTGATGAACAAGGTGATTCTCGCCATGAGCTGCATCATGGGCTACAGCTACATGATGGAAGGCTTCACGGCCTGGTACTCCATGAACGAGTTCCTCCACCACGGCTTCATGAACATCATCACCGGCACCTACGGCTGGGCCGGCTGGGTCACCATCAGCTGCAACATCCTCATCCCCCAGATCCTCTGGTTCAGGAAGGCCCGCACCAGCTACTTCTGGATGATCCTGGTGGCCGTCGGCGTGACCATCGGCATGTGGTTCGAACGCTTCGTGATCATCGTGATCTCGCTGCACCAGGACTTCCTGCCCTCCGCCTGGCGCATCTACAAGCCCACCATGGTGGACTTCGGCGTGCTCCTGGGCACCTTCGGGATCTTCTTCACCCTGGTCCTGCTCTTCGCCCGCGTGCTGCCGGTCATCGCCACCACGGAAGTGAAGGCGATCCTGCCGGACGCGCAGCCCTCTCACCATGGAGACGATCACCATGCCTGA